The proteins below are encoded in one region of Aquisphaera giovannonii:
- a CDS encoding DUF1559 domain-containing protein, producing the protein MNGILEVGRASARPAARLLLAAVAVCLIPAATASAQATSSGGRYFPQKDLIAYFDFEGLDAHGDAWKQTSAQKLLNDTKLGALLEDLAGQVVGLAQKDTPEDKRMPADTYLALVKRAARDGFAVAAFGEAPRNVRAGLVLRKANRPDVTGLIETATKPAPGGDQPAPKTETQKGRAVHQIQELVWWAEGDDLVVSNKDGFEAITDVADGKAPSAAGNPLVAPLAKGEDGVVPVAYGFFDLTALPPMSPDAVKLGFDGLKRVEVQWGFQEDALMTSVRFVAPSPRRGVLAMFDQPALTLKSLPPIPAGRSAFAAFSVDPLKTYEQFVAISKEQNPASAEGFDAMEGAIRGQLGFDLRTDLLKNLGPGLALYSQGPAVAMENLDVQAAMLAAYGGLTVSLQARDEDALAKHLETLVNVANQAISRPGGNSPQLRKREGKETIYTLEFPPGTMPPQFASLSPSVGLGKDQLVISGTVEGVEKALALSAPGAARWAPEGAFARPAERLPKEFFALYVSDPSETLPQLIPNLPQLLDSIKAQIPPGVAANPLNEIHIDADKLPKADELKALLFPATTAITTDAQGMRLVQREPLPSLTSPATAGVLAGLMLPAVQSAREAARRAQCVNNEKQIMLAMHNYHSANNAFPRDITDKDGKPLLSWRVAILPFIEQNDLYMKFKLDEPWDSPNNKPLLAEMPKAFLCPSLAKADPTMTTYRGFEGPGAMFEAGQDIGMAAVTDGTSNTIMIVEAKEAAPWTKPGGLAFDQGADADPAHYGAGSSHPGGFNAGFDDGSVRFIKDTVAVQVFKALVTRAGGEVIAADQF; encoded by the coding sequence GTGAACGGAATCCTCGAGGTCGGTCGGGCGTCGGCCCGGCCGGCGGCGCGGCTGCTGCTGGCGGCCGTCGCGGTGTGCCTGATCCCGGCGGCGACGGCCTCCGCCCAGGCGACGAGCTCCGGCGGGCGTTACTTCCCGCAGAAGGACCTCATCGCGTACTTCGACTTCGAGGGGTTGGACGCGCACGGCGACGCCTGGAAGCAGACCTCGGCCCAGAAGCTGCTGAACGACACGAAGCTCGGCGCTCTGCTGGAGGACCTCGCCGGCCAGGTGGTGGGCCTCGCGCAGAAGGACACGCCCGAGGACAAGCGGATGCCGGCGGACACCTACCTGGCCCTGGTGAAGCGGGCCGCCCGCGACGGGTTCGCCGTGGCCGCCTTCGGCGAGGCCCCGCGGAACGTCCGCGCCGGGCTCGTCCTCCGCAAGGCCAACCGCCCGGACGTCACCGGACTGATCGAGACCGCCACGAAGCCCGCGCCGGGCGGCGACCAGCCCGCGCCCAAGACCGAGACTCAGAAGGGCCGGGCGGTCCACCAAATCCAGGAGCTCGTCTGGTGGGCCGAGGGGGACGACCTGGTCGTGAGCAACAAGGACGGGTTCGAGGCGATCACCGACGTCGCGGACGGCAAGGCCCCGTCCGCGGCCGGCAACCCCCTGGTGGCCCCGCTGGCGAAGGGCGAGGACGGCGTCGTGCCGGTCGCCTACGGCTTCTTCGACCTCACGGCCCTGCCCCCCATGTCCCCGGACGCGGTGAAGCTCGGCTTCGACGGGCTCAAGCGGGTCGAGGTCCAGTGGGGCTTCCAGGAGGACGCCCTGATGACGTCCGTCCGGTTCGTCGCCCCGAGCCCCCGGCGCGGGGTGCTCGCGATGTTCGACCAGCCGGCGCTCACGCTCAAGTCGCTGCCGCCGATCCCGGCCGGGCGTTCGGCGTTCGCCGCGTTCTCCGTCGATCCGCTGAAGACCTATGAGCAGTTCGTCGCGATCTCCAAGGAGCAGAACCCGGCCAGCGCCGAGGGCTTCGACGCGATGGAGGGCGCGATCCGCGGCCAGCTCGGCTTCGACCTCCGCACCGACCTGCTGAAGAACCTGGGCCCGGGCCTGGCCCTGTACTCGCAGGGGCCCGCCGTGGCCATGGAGAACCTGGACGTCCAGGCCGCGATGCTCGCCGCCTACGGCGGGCTGACCGTCTCGCTCCAGGCCCGCGACGAGGACGCCCTGGCGAAGCACCTGGAGACCCTGGTCAACGTCGCCAACCAGGCGATCTCCCGCCCCGGCGGCAACTCCCCGCAGCTCCGCAAGAGGGAGGGGAAGGAGACGATCTACACGCTCGAGTTCCCGCCGGGCACGATGCCGCCGCAGTTCGCCTCGCTGTCGCCGTCCGTCGGCCTGGGCAAGGACCAGCTGGTGATCTCCGGCACCGTGGAGGGCGTGGAGAAGGCCCTGGCGCTTTCGGCGCCGGGCGCGGCCCGCTGGGCCCCCGAAGGGGCCTTCGCGAGGCCGGCCGAGCGGCTGCCGAAGGAGTTCTTCGCGCTCTACGTGAGCGACCCGAGCGAGACCCTGCCGCAGCTCATCCCCAACCTGCCCCAGCTCCTGGACTCGATCAAGGCCCAGATCCCGCCGGGCGTCGCCGCCAATCCGCTGAACGAGATCCACATCGACGCCGACAAGCTGCCCAAGGCGGACGAGCTGAAGGCGCTCCTCTTCCCCGCGACGACCGCGATCACGACCGACGCCCAGGGGATGCGGCTCGTCCAGCGCGAGCCCCTGCCCAGCCTGACCTCGCCCGCCACCGCCGGCGTGCTCGCCGGCCTGATGCTGCCGGCCGTGCAGTCGGCCCGCGAGGCCGCCCGCCGGGCCCAGTGCGTCAACAACGAGAAGCAGATCATGCTGGCGATGCACAACTACCACTCCGCCAATAACGCGTTCCCCCGCGACATCACCGACAAGGACGGCAAGCCGCTGCTGAGCTGGCGGGTGGCGATCCTCCCCTTCATCGAGCAGAATGACCTCTACATGAAGTTCAAGCTCGACGAGCCGTGGGACAGCCCCAACAACAAGCCGCTCCTGGCCGAGATGCCGAAGGCGTTCCTCTGCCCGAGCCTGGCGAAGGCCGACCCGACGATGACGACCTATCGCGGGTTCGAGGGGCCCGGGGCCATGTTCGAGGCCGGTCAGGACATCGGCATGGCGGCCGTCACCGATGGGACCTCGAACACGATCATGATCGTCGAGGCCAAGGAGGCGGCCCCCTGGACCAAGCCCGGCGGCCTGGCCTTCGACCAGGGCGCCGACGCGGACCCGGCGCACTACGGCGCCGGCTCGTCCCACCCCGGCGGCTTCAACGCCGGCTTCGACGACGGCTCGGTCCGGTTCATCAAGGACACGGTCGCCGTCCAGGTCTTCAAGGCCCTCGTCACCCGCGCCGGGGGCGAGGTGATCGCGGCCGACCAGTTCTGA
- a CDS encoding DUF58 domain-containing protein, translating to MEGRIESHDILDSRQFYLAVKRLADSLSYGTDRSPFLGAGVEYVQSRPYQFGDPIKLIDWRVTARTRRFHVKEYEAPKRMPVYLLIDTSASMTISSHHRTKYETAVFLAGGLALACLERISPVGVLGVGGQNLHVRPSLSKDQVMQWLYKLRSYRYDEPTSLGSRLAELIPSLAQRVLVIVLSDLHDAKAMPALKRLAAQHDAAVLQLRDPAEERLHGIGFVRAREAETGAPFLARSRTRWLDQERLADDLKKTGIDHLVIDTDRPYTSRVRQFFRMRHLLGRGAR from the coding sequence GTGGAAGGCCGGATTGAGTCGCATGACATATTGGATTCGCGGCAGTTCTACCTGGCTGTGAAGCGGCTGGCGGACAGCTTGAGCTACGGCACGGATCGGTCGCCGTTCCTCGGGGCGGGGGTGGAGTACGTGCAGTCGCGGCCGTACCAGTTCGGCGACCCGATCAAGCTCATCGACTGGAGGGTCACGGCCAGGACGCGGAGGTTTCACGTCAAGGAGTACGAGGCGCCCAAGCGGATGCCCGTCTACCTGCTGATCGACACCTCGGCCTCGATGACGATCAGCTCGCACCACCGGACGAAGTACGAGACCGCGGTCTTCCTGGCCGGGGGCCTGGCGCTGGCGTGCCTGGAGCGGATCAGCCCGGTGGGGGTGCTCGGCGTCGGCGGGCAGAACCTGCACGTCCGCCCGAGCCTCTCCAAGGACCAGGTCATGCAATGGCTCTACAAGCTGAGGTCGTACCGCTACGACGAGCCGACGTCGCTCGGCAGCCGGCTGGCGGAGCTGATCCCGAGCCTCGCGCAGCGGGTGCTCGTCATCGTCCTCAGCGACCTCCACGACGCGAAGGCCATGCCCGCCCTGAAGCGGCTCGCCGCGCAGCACGACGCGGCGGTCCTCCAGCTCCGCGACCCGGCCGAGGAGCGGCTGCATGGCATCGGCTTCGTGCGGGCGAGGGAGGCCGAGACCGGCGCCCCGTTCCTCGCCCGCAGCAGGACGCGATGGCTCGACCAGGAGCGGCTCGCCGACGACCTGAAGAAGACCGGCATCGATCACCTGGTCATCGACACCGACAGGCCCTACACCTCGCGCGTCCGCCAGTTCTTCCGGATGCGCCACCTCCTGGGGCGGGGGGCACGATGA
- a CDS encoding vWA domain-containing protein produces MSFAYPWVLGLLAVPVLLLGWTWRRTGGRIALPFDHGGQPSGRAWSIVLKLAESLPALLLGVAIVILAGPQHLSAPKSRRVLTNIEFCVDVSGSMTSPLGEGTRYDASMKAIDEFLKIRQGDAFGLTFFGNNVLHWVPLTSDPSAIRCAPPFMKPENAPVWMGGTMIGKALLACREVLTSREEGDRMIILVSDGDSFDLSGGNDESVAQTLKKDGIVVYSIHISSGDPPGEIVNITGLTGGEVFPVDDPQALRAVFRRIDTMKATRMEKTAPELLDDFAPFCMAGLTLLGATGLTLLGLRYTPW; encoded by the coding sequence ATGAGCTTCGCCTATCCGTGGGTCCTCGGCCTGCTGGCCGTCCCCGTGCTGCTGCTCGGCTGGACCTGGAGGCGGACGGGCGGGCGGATCGCGCTTCCGTTCGACCACGGCGGCCAGCCGTCGGGCCGGGCCTGGTCGATCGTCCTCAAGCTCGCGGAGTCGCTCCCCGCGCTGCTGCTCGGCGTGGCGATCGTCATCCTCGCGGGCCCGCAGCACCTGAGCGCCCCGAAGTCGCGCCGCGTGCTCACGAACATCGAGTTCTGCGTGGACGTCTCCGGCAGCATGACGTCCCCGCTGGGCGAGGGCACCCGCTACGACGCGTCGATGAAGGCCATCGACGAGTTCCTCAAGATCCGCCAGGGGGACGCCTTCGGCCTGACCTTCTTCGGCAACAACGTCCTGCACTGGGTGCCGCTGACGAGCGACCCCTCGGCGATCCGCTGCGCCCCGCCGTTCATGAAGCCCGAGAACGCGCCGGTCTGGATGGGCGGGACGATGATCGGCAAGGCCCTGCTCGCCTGCCGGGAGGTCCTGACCAGCCGCGAGGAAGGCGATCGGATGATCATATTGGTCTCCGACGGCGACAGCTTCGACCTCTCCGGCGGCAACGACGAGTCGGTGGCGCAGACCCTGAAGAAGGACGGGATCGTCGTCTACTCGATCCACATCTCCTCCGGCGACCCGCCCGGGGAGATCGTCAACATCACGGGCCTGACCGGCGGCGAGGTCTTCCCCGTGGACGACCCGCAGGCGCTCCGGGCGGTCTTCCGGCGGATCGACACGATGAAGGCGACCCGGATGGAGAAGACCGCGCCGGAGCTGCTGGACGACTTCGCGCCCTTCTGCATGGCCGGGCTGACCCTGCTGGGGGCAACCGGCCTGACGCTCCTCGGGCTGAGGTACACCCCATGGTAG
- a CDS encoding c-type cytochrome: MPGDQETSRPAPPAVLDPAAGRWVFLGMLLLGLAGFASYKMLRAPAAPPPPEVAADPLLLEGRTVYEARCLTCHGPTGRGDGPIAGNLIGPPVGNLSNGKWKHGDRPEDVLKVIAKGVPGTRMSGWDQVLDPGPLRAVAAYAYYLAGQPVPAQLRDDGPLH; this comes from the coding sequence TTGCCGGGCGACCAGGAAACATCCCGACCGGCCCCGCCGGCCGTCCTCGACCCCGCGGCCGGCCGGTGGGTCTTCCTCGGCATGCTGCTGCTAGGCCTCGCGGGCTTCGCGTCCTACAAGATGCTCCGGGCGCCGGCGGCTCCCCCCCCGCCCGAGGTCGCCGCCGATCCCCTGCTCCTCGAGGGACGGACGGTCTACGAGGCCCGCTGCCTCACCTGCCACGGCCCGACCGGTCGCGGCGACGGGCCGATCGCCGGCAATCTCATCGGCCCCCCCGTCGGCAACCTGAGCAACGGCAAGTGGAAGCACGGGGATCGGCCGGAGGACGTGCTGAAGGTCATCGCCAAGGGCGTGCCGGGCACCCGGATGTCCGGCTGGGATCAGGTGCTGGACCCGGGCCCGCTCCGGGCGGTCGCCGCCTACGCCTACTACCTCGCCGGTCAGCCCGTGCCCGCCCAGCTGCGAGATGATGGCCCCTTGCATTGA
- a CDS encoding serine hydrolase domain-containing protein has translation MCDASRASRRIVTLSMAVAVISLASARGAGAQESAPASKTIAAAVRPYVERHALAGAVTLVADKDRVLSVDAVGYADISGGKPMKADALFWIASQSKPITATAFMMLVDEGKVKLDDPVAKYLPEFRQLWVAAEKDDSHILLTRPAHPITIREILSHTSGLPFASAAEQPTLDLLPLRVGALTYAMTPLQSQPGTRYSYSNAGINTAGRIIEVVSGMPYEEFLAKRLFEPLGMRDTTFRPSGPQLDRLAKPYKPDAAKTGLEETTVTQLRYPLDDPKRQPMPAGGLFSTAHDLSRFCRMVLNGGELDGRRYLSRGSVAAMTTKQTPEPLKEGYGLGWSTDGKTFGHGGAYATNMTIGTRTGLITIWLVQHAGFPGDGEKSQGAFQQAAEKEFGTRP, from the coding sequence ATGTGCGACGCGTCACGAGCGTCCCGGAGGATCGTCACCCTGAGCATGGCCGTCGCCGTCATCTCACTTGCTTCGGCTCGCGGAGCCGGGGCGCAGGAATCGGCTCCGGCTTCGAAGACGATCGCCGCGGCGGTCCGGCCGTACGTCGAACGGCATGCCCTGGCCGGCGCGGTGACGCTCGTGGCCGACAAGGACAGGGTCCTGAGCGTGGACGCCGTCGGCTACGCCGACATCTCCGGCGGAAAGCCGATGAAGGCCGATGCCCTCTTCTGGATCGCCTCGCAGTCCAAGCCGATCACCGCGACGGCGTTCATGATGCTCGTGGACGAGGGGAAGGTGAAGCTGGACGACCCCGTCGCGAAGTACCTCCCGGAGTTCCGCCAGCTCTGGGTCGCCGCCGAGAAGGACGACTCGCACATCCTGCTGACGCGGCCGGCCCATCCGATCACGATCCGCGAGATCCTGAGCCACACGAGCGGCCTGCCGTTCGCCTCGGCCGCGGAGCAGCCGACGCTCGACCTGCTGCCCCTCCGCGTCGGCGCGCTGACTTACGCGATGACCCCGCTCCAGTCCCAGCCGGGCACGCGATACTCGTACTCGAACGCCGGCATCAACACGGCCGGGCGGATCATCGAGGTCGTCTCCGGCATGCCCTACGAGGAGTTCCTGGCGAAACGCCTCTTCGAGCCCCTGGGTATGCGCGACACGACGTTCCGGCCGTCCGGCCCGCAGCTCGACCGGCTGGCGAAGCCGTACAAGCCCGACGCGGCGAAGACCGGCCTCGAGGAGACGACGGTGACGCAGCTCCGCTACCCGCTCGACGACCCGAAGCGTCAGCCGATGCCCGCCGGGGGCCTCTTCTCGACGGCCCATGACCTCTCCCGCTTCTGCCGGATGGTCCTCAATGGCGGCGAGCTCGACGGCCGACGCTACCTCTCGCGCGGGTCCGTCGCCGCGATGACCACCAAGCAGACGCCCGAGCCGTTGAAGGAAGGCTACGGCCTCGGCTGGTCCACCGACGGCAAGACCTTCGGCCACGGCGGTGCCTACGCCACCAACATGACCATCGGCACCCGGACCGGCCTGATCACCATCTGGCTCGTCCAGCACGCCGGCTTCCCCGGGGACGGAGAGAAGTCCCAGGGTGCCTTCCAACAGGCGGCGGAGAAGGAATTCGGGACGCGACCATAG
- a CDS encoding vWA domain-containing protein, translated as MVAPTYVELATAAAALVASMAEVLHARRTRRLARLAFGPDLRPAPWARLSPALRVASIAAACWGLATLYSLPPKAHVAESVPDGQRRHVLVVLDVSPSMRLKDAGPNADQPRAKRASDVMESFFRRIPIDLYPMSVVACYNGSKPVVVDTKDMEVVRNIFGDLPLQFAFPAGKTDLFSGLTEAAKIARPWQPKSTLLLMITDGDTVPATGMPKLPASIADVLLVGVGDPHAGTFIDGKMSRQDANTLRQIAARLNGTYHDGNTKHVPTELLSRLTVIPRKSAFEQLTRREYALIAIGVGSTTLAFLPVLLTLFGTRWRPGVHARAEPRGGPLRPATTPAPDRALVR; from the coding sequence ATGGTAGCGCCGACGTACGTCGAGCTCGCCACCGCGGCCGCCGCGCTCGTCGCCTCCATGGCCGAGGTCCTGCACGCGAGGCGGACGCGACGGCTCGCCCGGCTCGCCTTCGGGCCCGACCTCCGGCCCGCGCCCTGGGCTCGGCTGTCTCCAGCCCTGCGAGTGGCGTCGATCGCGGCCGCCTGCTGGGGGCTCGCGACGCTCTACTCGCTGCCGCCGAAGGCCCACGTCGCGGAGTCCGTGCCGGACGGCCAGCGTCGGCACGTGCTGGTCGTCCTGGACGTATCGCCGAGCATGCGCCTGAAGGACGCCGGGCCGAACGCCGACCAGCCGCGGGCGAAGCGGGCCTCGGACGTGATGGAGTCGTTCTTCCGGCGGATCCCGATCGACCTGTACCCGATGTCCGTGGTCGCCTGCTACAACGGCTCGAAGCCGGTCGTGGTGGACACGAAGGACATGGAGGTCGTCCGCAACATCTTCGGCGACCTGCCGCTCCAGTTCGCCTTCCCGGCCGGCAAGACGGACCTGTTCTCCGGCCTAACCGAGGCGGCGAAGATCGCCCGGCCGTGGCAGCCGAAGAGCACGCTCCTGCTGATGATCACCGACGGCGACACGGTCCCCGCCACGGGCATGCCGAAGCTCCCGGCGTCGATCGCCGACGTGCTCCTGGTGGGCGTGGGCGACCCCCACGCCGGCACGTTCATCGACGGCAAGATGTCCCGCCAGGACGCCAACACCCTCCGCCAGATCGCCGCTCGGCTGAACGGCACCTACCACGACGGCAACACGAAGCACGTGCCGACGGAGCTCCTCTCGCGGCTGACCGTGATCCCTCGGAAGTCCGCCTTCGAACAATTGACGCGGCGTGAGTATGCCCTGATCGCCATCGGCGTGGGTTCGACGACCCTGGCGTTCCTGCCCGTCCTGCTCACGCTGTTCGGCACGCGATGGCGGCCGGGGGTGCATGCGAGGGCCGAGCCCCGTGGAGGCCCGCTCCGCCCGGCGACCACGCCGGCTCCGGATCGCGCACTCGTCCGCTAG
- a CDS encoding AAA family ATPase yields MTSPQGAADMPPGSAAISPETMEFIRAVRGRVGTVVVGQDVVVERLLIALFTGGHLLLQGVPGLAKTLLVSTLSRTIDLQFARIQFTVDLLPSDILGSEILDQKSGDFRVHKGPVFTNLLLADEINRAAPKVQSALLEAMQERRVTIGNETFKLPAPFLVIATQNPIEQSGTFELPEAQLDRFMLCHRLVYPTPEEEKEVLKRNAALGVRREDRGAVARTEFDVLEGGPVATTEQLVRAMEAVHDVYVSDTFTDHVVEVVKRTRTHPALELGASPRAGIALVKGSRARALIHGRNYVVPEDLFALAEDVILHRIRLSYEALAEGRTGLDVLQEILGPYGNSAAYQGLGAVAVNGRRNTD; encoded by the coding sequence ATGACGAGCCCCCAGGGAGCCGCCGACATGCCGCCCGGCTCGGCGGCGATCTCGCCCGAGACCATGGAATTCATCCGCGCCGTGAGGGGGCGGGTGGGGACGGTGGTCGTCGGCCAGGACGTCGTCGTCGAGCGCCTCCTGATCGCCCTGTTCACGGGCGGGCACCTGCTCCTCCAGGGCGTGCCCGGGCTGGCGAAGACGCTGCTGGTCTCCACGCTGTCGCGGACGATCGACCTCCAGTTCGCCCGCATCCAGTTCACGGTGGACCTGCTCCCGTCGGACATCCTGGGCTCCGAGATCCTCGACCAGAAGAGCGGGGACTTCCGCGTCCACAAGGGGCCGGTGTTCACCAACCTGCTGCTGGCCGACGAGATCAACCGCGCCGCGCCGAAGGTCCAGAGCGCCCTGCTGGAGGCGATGCAGGAGCGCCGGGTCACGATCGGCAACGAGACGTTCAAGCTCCCCGCCCCGTTCCTGGTGATCGCCACGCAGAACCCGATCGAGCAGAGCGGCACGTTCGAGCTCCCCGAGGCGCAGCTCGACCGCTTCATGCTCTGCCACCGGCTGGTCTATCCGACGCCCGAGGAGGAGAAGGAGGTCCTCAAGCGGAACGCGGCGCTGGGCGTCCGCCGCGAGGACCGGGGTGCCGTGGCGCGGACCGAGTTCGACGTCCTGGAGGGCGGGCCGGTCGCCACGACGGAGCAGCTCGTCCGGGCGATGGAGGCGGTCCACGACGTGTACGTCAGCGACACGTTCACCGACCACGTCGTCGAGGTCGTCAAGCGGACGCGGACCCACCCGGCGCTCGAGCTGGGGGCGAGCCCCCGCGCCGGCATCGCGCTGGTGAAGGGCTCCCGCGCCCGGGCCCTGATCCACGGCCGGAACTACGTGGTCCCGGAGGACCTCTTCGCCCTGGCGGAGGACGTCATCCTCCACCGCATCCGCCTCAGCTACGAGGCCCTGGCCGAGGGCCGCACGGGGCTCGACGTGCTCCAGGAGATCCTCGGGCCGTACGGGAACTCGGCGGCTTACCAGGGGCTCGGGGCGGTGGCAGTGAATGGAAGACGGAATACGGACTAA